The DNA window ATATCGGTGCCGAGGCGCTGGCCCGCGAGGTGTCGGCACGGCTCGATGCGCCGCTGGTTCTCGCCCGGGTGTCGCGGCTGGTTTATGATCTGAACCGTCCGCCACAAGCGCCCGACGCGATGCCCGGCCAGAGCGGTGACATCCCGGTGCCGGGAAACCGCGACCTGACCCGGGATGAAAAGGACGCACGCACGGCGGAGGTCTATGACCCGTTCCACGCAACATTGTCCGAGGTGCTCGATGGCTTTGACGCGCCGCCCGCCCTGGTCACGATCCACAGTTTCGCGCCCATCTGGGACGGCAAGCCACGCGCGACGCAGCTGGGCTTTTTGCACGACGCGGATGCGGGGCTTGCGACGACAATGCTTAAGGTCGCGGACACCGCGCTGGTGACCCGTCTTAACGAGCCCTATTCGGCGCGGGACGGGGTGACCCATACGCTTGAACGTCATGCAATCGCACGCGGGCTGCAGAACGTGATGATTGAAGTGCGCAACGACTTGCTGACCGCCGAGGCGGACGTGGCCCGGATCGCAACGGAACTGGCGGGTATGCTGACCGCCGCGCTGGATCTGGAGGGCGCGCCGGCATGACCGCGGCAATGCTGAAATACGTGGCTGTGGTCGACCGCATGAACCGCTGGATCGGGCGGATCGTCATGTACGGGATCTTCGTGATGATGGCGATCCTGCTGTGGTCGTCGTTTACAAAGCTGGGCAGCGATATCGGGCTCGATATCAACCCCTCGCTCTGGACGCTGGAAATGGCGCAGTTCGCGATGGTCGCCTATTATATTCTCGGCGGTCCGTACTCGATCCAGATGGGCTCGAACGTGCGCATGGACCTGCTTTATGGCGAATGGAGCGATCGGCGCAAGGCGCAGGTCGATGCCTTTACCGTGCTCTTCCTGATCGTCTACCTGATCTTCCTGCTCTGGGGCGGCTGGGACAGCCTGATGTATTCCTTCCAGTACGGCGGCGAGCGCAGCAACAGCGTCTGGCGGCCTTATCTCTGGCCGATCAAGCTGATCATGGTCGTGGGCATCTTCCTGATGCTGCTTCAGGCCATCAGCGAGCTCTTCAAGGATATCCTGCGGCTGAAGGGGCATGACATGGGCCCCAAGGATAAAGACACCTCTGACGCCCGGCCCGAGGGGACCCGCACCTGATGCCTTACGAAGCCATCGCCGCGCTGATGTTCGCCTCCATGATGCTGATGCTGCTGACCGGGCAGCGGGTCTTTGGCGCCATCGGGTTCGTCGCCGTCGTCGCGGCCTTCTTCCTGTGGGGCGACCGGGGCGGCTATGATCTTGGCTTTGCCGCCGCGATCAAGTTGATGAAATGGTATCCGCTGCTGACGCTGCCGATGTTCATCTTCATGGGCTACGTCCTGTCCGAAAGCCGCATCGCGGATGACCTCTACCGCATGTTCCACGTCTGGATGGGCGGGCTGTCGGGCGGGCTTGCCGTGGGGACGATCGGGCTGATGGTGCTGATCTCGGCCATGAATGGGCTTTCGGTCGCGGGCATGGCCATCGGCGCCACCATCGCTTTGCCGGAACTCTTGAAGCGGGGGTATGACAAGCGGATGGTCACCGGGGTGATACAGGCGGGCTCATCGCTGGGTATCCTCGTGCCACCCTCCGTCGTGCTGGTGCTTTACGCCATGATCGCCCGCCAGCCTGTGGGGCAATTGTGGCTGGCAGGCGTGCTGCCGGGGCTGATGATGGCGGGGATGTTCGTGCTTTACATCGTGATCCGCTGCCGCCTGAACCCGACGCTTGGTCCGATCCTGCCGAAAGAAGAGCGCAACATCCCGATGGGCAAAAAGATCCGCCTGCTGGGCGCGGGCCTTTTGCCGCTTTTCATCTTCTTCACCATGATGGTGCCCTTCGTGAACGGCTGGACATCACTCGTGGAGTCCTCGGCCATCGGCGCCATCGCCGCCTTTCTGGCCGCCGTGGTCAAGGGCCGGATGACGCGGCAGGTGTTCGAGACCTCGGTGCGCAAGACGCTTGGCATCTCCTGCATGTTCATGTGGATCATCCTGGCCGCGCTGGCCTTCGGCTCGGTCTTCGACGGGCTGGGCGCGGTCAAGGCGATCGAGAGCCTCTTCACCGAACAGCTGGGCCTCAGCCCATGGATGATCCTGATCCTGATGCAGCTGTCGTTCATCCTGATGGGCACGTTTCTCGACGACACCGCGATGCTCGTGATCGTGGCACCGCTCTACGTGCCGCTGGTGGGCGCGCTTGGTTTCGACCTGATCTGGTACGGCGTGCTGTACACGATAACCACGCAAATCGCCTACATGACGCCGCCCTTCGGCTACAACCTGTTCCTGATGCGCGCGATGGCGCCGCCCGAGATCACGCTGAAGGACATCTATACCTCGATCCTGCCCTTCGTGCTGGTGATGGTGGTGGCGCTGTCGACGATCATGATCTTCCCTGAAATCGCGCTTTGGCTGCCGGGGTATGTCTATGGAAATTAAACAAAAGACCTTGGTCACAAGGCGTTCGAGCAACTGAACCTAACAGAGAGGGTATAACAATGACGACAAGACGTAATTTCCTGAGAGCGGCCGGTGCGGCCGTACCGGCGACGCTTGCAACCCCTGCGATCGTCAAGGCGCAGAGCGCGATCAAGTGGCGCTTCCAGACCTATGCCGGCAGCGCGCTTGGCGAACAGGTGACCAAACCGGCCATCGACTACATCAACGCCAATGCCAACGGCGAGCTGGAAATCGAGCTGTTCTATGCAGACCAGATCGTCCCCACCGGTGAGCTGTTCCAGGCACTTCAGCGCGGCACGATCGACGGCGTCCATTCGGACGACGACTCGATGGCCTCGCCCACGCCGCTGCGCATGTTCGGCGGGTATTTCCCGTTCGCCACCAAGCACATCCTCGACGTGCCGGTGCTCTTCAACCAGTACGGCCTCGCCGATATCTGGCGCGAGGAATACGGCAAGGTTGGCGTGCAATGGCTGTCGGCGGCAGGGCAGGACCCGTGCAACTTCAACACCAAGAAGGAAATCACCTCGGTCGACGACCTTGACGGGCTGAAGCTCTACACCTTCCCCACGGCGGGCCGGTTCCTGGCCAAGTTCGGCGTCGTGCCGGTGAACATCCCCTACGAGGACGCCGAGGTCGCCGTTCAGACCGGCGAGCTTGACGGCATGGCCTGGTCGGGCATCACCGAGGATTACACGGTTGGTTGGGCCGACGTGACCGACTACTTCCTGACCAACAACATCTCGGGCGCGTGGATCGGCTCTTGGTTCGCCAACCAGGAACGCTGGGCCGAACTGCCCGATCACCTGAAATCGGTCGTCATGGCCGGGGTCGAGGCCGGCCACACCTATCGCAACCAGTGGTACTGGGGCGGCGAGGCCGCGCTGCGCGCCAATGGCGACAAGCTGGAACTGCGCTCGGTGCCCGCGTCCGAATGGGCCGAGGTCGAGAACGCCGCCAAGGAATTCTGGGACGAAGTCGCCCAGGAAGGCGAGGTTCACGAAAAGATCGTCGGCATCTTCCGCGAATACAACTCGGTCATCAACCAGGCCGGCGTGCCCTACAACTTCGAGTAAGCCAGCCCAAAGACCTGGAGCGCCTTTTCCCAAGGCGCTCCGTTCATTTCAAGGAGAACACACATGACCGCCAATCTCAGCTTCGACGCTCTCAAGAAGCTTGCCTCGAAAGGCGAGATCGACACGGTCCTCGTCTGCCTCGTGGACATGCAGGGGCGGCTCATGGGCAAGCGGTTCCATGTCTCGAACTTCCTCGAGTCTGCGCATGAGGAAACCCATTGCTGCAATTACCTGCTGGCCACGGACCTCGAGATGGCCACGCCCGACGGCTACGCTGCGACCTCGTGGGAAAAGGGCTATGGCGACTACGTCATGAAGCCGGACCTCGCGACGCTGCGCCGCCTGCCGTGGCTCGACGGCACCGCGCTGGTGCTGTGCGACATCATCGACCATCACACGCACGAGCCCGTGCCGCACAGCCCGCGCCAGATCCTCAAGGCACAGATCGCGCGGGCCGAGGCGATGGGCTTCACCCCGATGATGGCAACCGAATTGGAATTCTTCCTTTTCGAGAAGTCCTTCGACGAGATCAGCCGCGACGGCTATCGCAGCCTGACGCCGATCAGTGGCTACAACGAGGACTACAATATCTTCCAGACCACGAAGGAAGAGCATGTCATGCGTCCGATCCGAAACCTGCTGTTTGAGGCGGGCGTGCCGGTCGAGAACAGCAAGGGTGAGGCCGAGACCGGGCAGGAAGAGCTGAACATTCGCTATGCCGAGGCGATGCTGTGTGCCGACCACCACACGATCGCGAAGCAAGCCGTGAAGGAAATCGCGAACCAGCATGGGCACGCTGCAAGCTTTCTGCCCAAGTGGCACGTTGACAAGGTTGGCTCCGCCGCGCATATCCACCAGTCGCTTTTCAAGGGCGACACACCCGCGTTCTATGATGCGGACGCCGATCTGACCATGTCCGACACGCTGAAAAGCTATGTCGCGGGCCTGTTGAAATACTCCACCGACATCACCTATTTCCTCGCGCCCTACATCAACAGCTACAAGCGCCTGATGCCCGGCACCTTCGCCCCCACGAAGATCGCGTGGAGCATCGACAATCGCACCGCCTGTTACCGGCTGGTGGGGGATGGCACCAAGGGCGTGCGCATCGAATGCCGGACGCCCGGTTCGGACATCAACCCGTACCTCGCCTGCGCCGCGCAACTGGCCGCCGGGCTGTGCGGTATCGAAGAGGGGCTGAAGCTGTCGCCACCTGTCACCGGCGACGTCTACAAGATGGACGATGTGCCCATGCTGCCCCACACCCTGCGGGCCGCAACGCAAACGCTGCGCAGCTCCGACATGCTGCGCCGGGTGATGGGTGACGATGTGGTCGATCACTACACCCGTGCCGCCGAGGTCGAGCAGGAGACGTTCGACGCGGTCGTGACCGACTGGGAAATCGCGCGCGGATTTGAAAGGGCATGAGCATGAGCAAGACGGTTGACCTGATCTCGCCGATCGACGGATCGGTTTATATCACGCGCGATGTGCTGTCGCGCGACGCGGCGGCGGCGGCCACCGACAAGGCCCTGGCGGCGCAGGCGGACTGGGCCGCAAGGCCCTTGGCCGAGCGTGTGGCCGCCCTGCGCAAGGCCGATGAGATCATCGGGGCCGACACAGACCGCATGGCACAGGAGCTGGCGCATCAGATGGGCCGCCCGGTGCGCTATGGCGGAGAATATGGCGGCTTTAGCGAACGCCTGAGTTACATGGCCGACGTGGCCGCCGAAGGTCTGGCCGAGGACGTGATCGAGGACAGCGACACAGCCCGCCGCGTTATCAAGCGTGTGCCTTGGGGTGTCGTCCTTGTCGTGGCGCCGTGGAACTATCCCTACATGACGGCGATCAACACGGTCGCGCCGGCGCTGATCGCGGGCAACTCTGTCATCCTCAAACATGCCAGCCAAACCTTGCAGGTGGGCGAGCATCTGGCCGAGGCGCTGCACGCGGCGGGCGTGCCGAAGGACGTGTTCCAGAACGTGGTCATCGATCACGACACGACCGACGCGCTGATCGCGGGTCGCCACATTGATTTCGTGAATTTCACCGGCTCGGTTGGGGGCGGGCAGGCGATGGAACGCGCCGCCGCCGGCACCTTTACGCCGGTCTCGACCGAACTGGGCGGCAAGGATCCCGGCTATGTGCGCGCCGATGCGGACGTCGAGGCCGCCGTCGACGGGCTGATGGACGGCGCGATGTTCAACGCGGGCCAGTGCTGCTGCGGGATCGAACGCATCTACGTGGCTGAACCCCTGTTCGACGGCTTCGTCGAAAAGGCCGTCGCCTGGGCCAAGGCGCAGAAACTCGGCAATCCTATGGAGGCCGAGACGACACTTGGCCCGATGGCCAATATCCGCTTCGCGCGCGAGGTCCGCGCACAGATTGCCGAGGCGCTGGACGACGGGGCTACGGCGCATATCGACCGGATGCAGGCCGATGACGGCGCCAACACCTATGTCACGCCGCAGGTGCTGACGAATGTCACCCACGACATGCGGGTGATGCGCGACGAGTCCTTCGGCCCCGTTGTCGGCATCATGTCCGTGCCCGATGACGACACCGCGATCCGCCTGATGAATGACAGTCGCTTTGGCCTGACCGCCTCGGTCTGGACACGCGACAGCGCGGCGGCGGAACGCATCGGCGACCGGATCGAGACCGGCACCGTCTTCATGAACCGCTGCGACTACCTCGACCCCGCCTTGTGCTGGACCGGCTGCAAGGATACCGGCAAGGGGGCGGGGCTGTCGAAACTCGCCTACCAGGCCCTGACGCGGCCCAAATCCTACCACTTGAGAAAGATCTGACATGGCTCTTACCGGAAACTGGTCCTATCCCACCACCATGCGCTTCGGCGCCGGGCGCATTGCCGAGATCGGCGAGGCCTGCCGCGCCGCGGGCATGAATAAACCGCTTCTGGTCACCGACCGGGGGCTGAAATCCATGGACATCACCACCAAGACGCTCGACCTGATGGAGGCCGCCGGGCTGGGCCGCGCGATCTTTGCAGAGGTCGATCCCAACCCCTCGGACGCGAATGTCGAGGAGGGGCTGAAATTCTACCGCGATGGCGGCTTCGACGGCGTCATCGCCTTTGGCGGAGGTTCGGGGCTGGACCTGGCCAAGACGCTGGCCTTCATGGCCGGACAGACGCGCCCGATCTGGGATTTCGAGGATATCGGCGACTGGTGGACCCGCGCTGACCCCGATGGCATTCACCCCATCGTGGCCGTGCCCACCACCGCCGGGACCGGCTCGGAAACGGGGCGCGCCTCGGTCATCACCAATTCGGCCACGCATGAGAAAAAGATCATCTTCCACCCCAATATGTTGCCGGCAATCGTCATCTGCGACCCCGAGCTGACGGTGGGCATGCCAAAGCAGATCACGGCGGGCACCGGCCTTGATGCCTTTGCACATTGCGTCGAAGCCTATTCCAGCCCGCACTACCACCCGATGAGCCAGGGCATCGCGCTGGAAGGGATGCGGCTGGTCAAGGACTACCTGCCGCGGGCCTATGCCGACGGCACCGATATCGAAGCGCGGGCGAACATGATGAGCGCGGCAGCCATGGGCGCCACGGCCTTTCAAAAGGGCCTGGGGGCGATCCATGCACTCAGCCACCCCATCGGGGCGCATCACCATACCCACCACGGCACGACCAACGCCGTCTGCATGCCCGCCGTTCTGCAATTCAACGAACCCGCGATCCGCGAACGTTTCGGCCCGGCGGCGGCCTATCTGGGCATCGAGGGCGGCTTCGATGGGTTCTGCGCCTTCGTGGACCAGCTGAACGACAGCCTTGGCATCCCCAAGACGCTGACCGAACTGGGCGTGACCGACCCCGACCTCGACACGCTGGTCGACGCGGCACTGCGGGATCCGTCGACAGGCGGCAACCCGATCGAGATGACGGCCGAGAACACGCGCAAGCTTTTCGAGGCTTGTCTTTGACGCAAAAGGAAAAAACGAGCGGGCAGGGGGCCTGACAAGAAACTGTCAAGAAACTCAGGGATAAGGCACGCACTCGTCAAAGAGTTTGACCAAATGGTCAATGCTGATCATCCTGCATGACAACAATCATCCATCAGAGGGGGACACCCATGAAAAAGACACTGCTCACGACAACCTGCCTGGCCGTCTTCGGCCTGTCGCAGGCCGCCACCGCAGACACGCTGCGCCTGCTGACCTGGGGCGGCTACGCGCCCGACGAGGTCGTCGAGATGTTCGAGGAACAGACCGGCCACACTGTCGAGGTCACCAAGTCCAACAACGAGGAAATGATCGCCAAGCTGCGCGCGACGGGCGGCGGCGGATTCGACCTCGCCCAGCCCTCGCAGGACCGCATCATGGGCCCGCAGATGGAGTTCGGCATCTACAAACCCATGGACTTGTCGAAAATCGACGAGTCGCTCTTCATCCCCTCAATGCTGGAAGCCACCAAGGGCAACACCACGGTCAACGGCGAAGTCTACGGCGTGCCGCATGTCTGGGGCACCTCCGGCCTCGTGATGAACACCGCCGAGGCGGGCGACGTGGTCAAGGACTACACCGACCTCTGCGACCCGGCGCTGGAAGGCAAGGTGTCTTACCGCCTGAAGCGTCCCACCCTGATCGGCTTTGCCTTCGCCATGGGCGAGGACCCGTTCGCCGCCTATGGCGACGAGGCCAAGTACAAAGAGATCATGGAAAAGGTCGAAGCCAAGCTGACCGAGTGCAAATCCAACGTCAAAGCCTATTGGAGCGGCGGCGACGAGTTGATGAACCTCGTGCGCTCGGGCGAGGTCACGGCGTCCATGGCATGGGACACCGGCGGCTGGAAGCTGAACGAGGACAATGCCGACATAACCTTCGTCGCGCCGGAGTCGGGCGCGCTTGGCTGGATCGACACGTTCGTTCTGCCCGCCAAGGGCCAGGCCGACGACGTGGCCTACGAGTGGATCAACTTCGTGATGCAGCCCGAGGTGTCGGCAAAGATCACGGCTGCGGCGGGCAACTTCACCGCCTCTGCCGGTGCGGATGAGTATGCCGAGGACGCGCTGAAAGCCAAGTATCAGGACAGCTTCCCGCCTGAGGCCGTCGACAACATCAAGTGGTACCCGCCGGTTCCCGCCGGTCTGGAGGCCATCGAAGGCGAGGTGCTGGACCGCGTTCAGGCCGCCAACTGATCGCCCATCAAAATGCGGCACCCTGTTGCGGGGTGCCGCCCAACAAACGGCCCCCTGCATGACCCCTGATCTTGAATGCGTCGACCTGGTAAAGCGTTTCGGCGACACGACCGCCGTCGACGACGTGTCGTTTTCCGTGCCGCCGGGCAGTTTCTTTTCGATCCTCGGCCCGTCGGGCTGTGGCAAGACCACGATCATGCGAATGATCGCCGGATTTCTGGAACCGACCTCGGGCGACATTCGCATCAAGGGTAGCACGGTTCTGGACACGCCCCCCAACAAGCGCCCGGTGAACATGGTGTTCCAGCACCTCGCGCTCTTTCCGATGATGACCATCGCCGACAATATCGGCTACGGTCTGCGGCGTCAGGGCATGGCCAAGGCCCAGATCGCCCGCAAGGTGGACGAGGCGCTCGACCGGATCGGCTTGCCGGGAATTGGTTCGCGCAAGGTCGATGAACTGTCGGGCGGGCAAAAGCAACGCGTGGCCATCGCCCGCTGCATGGTGCTGGAACCCGATGTGCTGCTGCTGGATGAACCTCTGGGGGCCCTCGACCTCAAGCTGCGCGAGCATATGAAGATCGAGCTGAAAGCGCTTCAGGCCGCGTTCGACACCACATTCGTCTACATCACCCACGACCAGTCCGAGGCGCTGGTCATGTCCGACCAGATCGCCGTCATGAATGCTGGCCGGTTCGAGCAGGTCGGCACGGGGCAGGACCTTTATTACCGGCCCGACACGCCTTTCGTCGCCGGCTTCATCGGCGAGGCGAACCGCTGGACGGGGCGCATCGACCGCGTCGAAGGGGCGGTGCTGGAGATGCGCACCGATACAGGCCTTGCCATGCGCGCGACGGCGGCCGAGGCGCTGGCCAAGGGCGACGCCGCCGAAATTTTCGTGCGGCCCGAATCCGTTCACCTCGCCGCCAGTGCCGAGGCGTTGTCGCAATTCGACAACCGCTTGCAGGGCAGGGTGACAAGTATCCTTTTCAACGGCGCCGCCTCGCGCGTGCTGGTACAGGACGACGCCGGCGAAACGCTCGAAGTCACGCTGCCCCAGACCGGCGAATTCGCGAGCCTGAAGCGCGGTGACATGGTGCATATCGGCTGGGGCGCGGCACAGGCGACCTGCTTTGCCGGGGCCGCCTGATGCGCGCCGAGACCCGGATCGGGTTCATCCTGCTGCTGACGCCGCTGTTGCTTTGGCTGGGGCTGCTGATCGTCATCCCGCATATTGACATGTTGATGATCTCGCTGCGCGAACGCATCAGTTTCGGCGTCTACGAGCCCAGCCTGATGCAATACGACAAGGCCCTGACCGAGCCGCTTTACCTGCGCACCTTCTGGCGCACGGCGGTGATGTCGGTGCTGGCCACGGGCATCACCCTGCTGATCGCCTTCCCGGTGGCCTATTACATCGCCAAGATGGCAAGGGGGCGGTTGCAACAGGTGCTGTTCATGCTCTGCCTGATCCCGTTCTACGTCTCGGAACTGGTGCGCACCTTCGGCTGGATGATCCTGCTGCGCGAGACCGGCCTCATCTCCAACCTGCTGCAATGGGCGGGGCTGGCCGATCAGCCGGTCGAGATGCTTTATAACGATGCGGCCATGATGGTGGGGCTGGTCTATACTTCGATGCTCTTCATGGTGGTCCCGCTGGTCACGACGCTGGAAAGCCTCGACAACAGCGTGGTGGAGGCAGGCTATGACCTCGGAGGCAATGGCCTGTCCGTCCTGCGCGAGATCATCATCCCCCACGCCATGCCGGGCATCGTGTCGGGCTGCATCGTGGTCTTCATGCTCAGCTTGGGCAATTATCTCACCCCAACCATGCTGGGCGGCAAGGACAGCCTGTGGTTCACCGAGATGATCTACAACCAGTTCATCGTCCGCTCCAACTGGGAGCTGGGCGCGGCCTTCGGCTTCATGCTCTTGGTGCTGTCCTCGGTGATCGTCTGGGGGATGCTGCGCCTGACGGGCCGCACCCTGCAGGAAACGATGGGGTAGGCCATGATCCCGACCATTCCCCGATCCCGCAGCTTTCGCGTCCTCTACGGCGGCTATGTCCTGCTGTTCTTCCTATACCTCGCGCTGCCCCTGACCGTCGTCGCGGTCTTCGCCTTCAACGACAGCCAGTTTCCGTCTCTGCCCTGGGAAGGCTTCACCTGGAACTGGTTCTTTGGCGAGGATCGCCCCCAGATCGGCGTTTTCCACGAACGCGGCATCCTGCGTTCCGTTGGCACCTCAGCCTTCGTCGCGACCTGCGTCGCGGTTCTGTCGGTGAGCGTCGGCACCACGAACGCCTTCCTGTTCAACCGCTACGATTTCCGCGGCAAGGGCGCGCTTTATGTCCTGATGCTGCTGCCACTGGTCATTCCCGGGATCGTGCTGGGCATCTCGATCCTCGTCTTCTCCTCGACGCTGGCCAACGGAATCTGGAACGCGGCGCAGGTCGACATTCAGGCGCTACGCCCGGGATTGCTACTGGTGATCCTCGGGCAATTCTCCTTTATCACCACCATCGCCACGCTGGTCATCACGGCCCGGCTGCAAAAATTCGACCGCACGCTGGAAGAGGCCGCGCTGAACCTAGGGGCAACGCGCTTGACGGCGGTGCGCACGATCACCATCCCGTTCCTAATGCCCGCCATGGTCGGCGCGGTGGTGGTGGCCTTCCTGATGAGCTTCGAGAATTTCAACACCACGCTCATGCTGGTCGGCTCCGACGCGCCCCTGACCATCGCCATGTTCGACCGCCTGAAAGAAGGCTCGACGCCGCTCCTCAATGCGGTTTCCCTGCTGTTGATGCTGGGCTCATCGCTGCTGGCGCTTGTCGTGATCCTGTTCCAACGCAGATAGGGGGCTTGTCCGCCATCTCATTGCGCATCGGGCGATACCCGGCGGTTGAGGGCCGTACCTCTCAAGCCACTCAGTGCTCGGCGAAACGCTTTAGGCCAGGTGGACCACTGGGATCTTACGGTCAGCGCCTCGACCAGAAATGTCACGACCTCTGGCGCCAGGGCGAACAGGATAAGCACCGCAACCTGGATCAGAAAGAACGGCACCCAGCTGCGATAGTCCTGTCCGATGCCCTTGGGAAGTACGCCCTTGAGATAGAACAGCGTATAGGCGGAATGTTGGTGGGAATAGAGCTCGCTAACCCATTATTTTTGAGAAATTTCGCGAGACTTCAAAATCCCCCGGTCATGATACCGTGCCGGTGCGAGTCCGGCATTGGGTACCAGCGACGTCCGCAGAATACGCGCTTTTGGGGCGCGGTCCGGACCCAACCGACGCGCCTCGCTCGGCTTTGGGCGCGGTGGCTGTGGTCAGAGGAGCGTCCGTATGGCGAATTCTCCAGTCATTCTTGTGAACGGGGCAATAAGCGTCTTCGAGCGCCGCGCAGACCTCCGGTGGGATGTTTGTCAGGGAAATTTTGCAGTAACTCACTGCGACGTGCGGGAAAGCGATTCGGAATGACAGGTCTCTCATGAGATATTTCCTACTTGGCCTTGAACTTCCTGTGCTGTTTCGCGTACGTTGCCCGCAGCGAAAAATTTGCAAAACGGGAAATTTTGCAGTCTATGGGAGATGCGTTTGCCCTCGCTTTCGATCTCGTCCTGTCGGGCGATGCCGACCTGATCGAGATCGTGCTGCTGTCGCTGCGCGTCAGCCTGACCGCGACGGCGCTGGCCTGCCTGATCGGACTGCCGATCGGAGCGCTGGTGGCCACCGGGCGGTTTCCCGGGCGCAATGCCGTGCTGATCGTGATGAATGCGCTGATGGGGTTGCCGCCTGTGGTGGTGGGGCTGCTGGTCTATCTTCACCTGTCGCGCTCCGGCCCCTTGGGGTTCCTCGGGCTGCTCTATACGCCCACCGCCATGATCATCGCGCAGACTATCCTGATCGCGCCTATCGTGGCGGCCCTGTCGCGGCAGGTATTGGAAGACCTGCACGCCGAATATGCCGAGCAGTTCCGCTCGCTCTGCCTGACGAAACTGCAGACCGTGCAGGCACTTCTCTGGGACGCGCGCTATTCGCTGCTGACGGTGGGGCTCGCGGGCTTTGGCCGAGCGGTGGCGGAAGTGGGCGCTGTCATCATCGTCGGCGGCAATATCGACCACCTGACGCGGGTGATGACCACGGCAATCGCGCTTGAAACCTCCAAGGGCGATCTGGCGCTTGCACTCGCACTCGGCATCATCCTTCTGGTCATCGCGCTTGGCGTCAACGCCGCCGTGCAATCGGTGCGCATGACGGCCGCACGGCAAGCCTATGTCTGATGCTGCGATCCCTCTCAGCCGGGACATCGCCCCGCCCGCGCGCCCTGCGGCGATCCTG is part of the Roseovarius sp. THAF9 genome and encodes:
- a CDS encoding extracellular solute-binding protein; translated protein: MKKTLLTTTCLAVFGLSQAATADTLRLLTWGGYAPDEVVEMFEEQTGHTVEVTKSNNEEMIAKLRATGGGGFDLAQPSQDRIMGPQMEFGIYKPMDLSKIDESLFIPSMLEATKGNTTVNGEVYGVPHVWGTSGLVMNTAEAGDVVKDYTDLCDPALEGKVSYRLKRPTLIGFAFAMGEDPFAAYGDEAKYKEIMEKVEAKLTECKSNVKAYWSGGDELMNLVRSGEVTASMAWDTGGWKLNEDNADITFVAPESGALGWIDTFVLPAKGQADDVAYEWINFVMQPEVSAKITAAAGNFTASAGADEYAEDALKAKYQDSFPPEAVDNIKWYPPVPAGLEAIEGEVLDRVQAAN
- a CDS encoding ABC transporter ATP-binding protein; protein product: MTPDLECVDLVKRFGDTTAVDDVSFSVPPGSFFSILGPSGCGKTTIMRMIAGFLEPTSGDIRIKGSTVLDTPPNKRPVNMVFQHLALFPMMTIADNIGYGLRRQGMAKAQIARKVDEALDRIGLPGIGSRKVDELSGGQKQRVAIARCMVLEPDVLLLDEPLGALDLKLREHMKIELKALQAAFDTTFVYITHDQSEALVMSDQIAVMNAGRFEQVGTGQDLYYRPDTPFVAGFIGEANRWTGRIDRVEGAVLEMRTDTGLAMRATAAEALAKGDAAEIFVRPESVHLAASAEALSQFDNRLQGRVTSILFNGAASRVLVQDDAGETLEVTLPQTGEFASLKRGDMVHIGWGAAQATCFAGAA
- a CDS encoding ABC transporter permease, with amino-acid sequence MRAETRIGFILLLTPLLLWLGLLIVIPHIDMLMISLRERISFGVYEPSLMQYDKALTEPLYLRTFWRTAVMSVLATGITLLIAFPVAYYIAKMARGRLQQVLFMLCLIPFYVSELVRTFGWMILLRETGLISNLLQWAGLADQPVEMLYNDAAMMVGLVYTSMLFMVVPLVTTLESLDNSVVEAGYDLGGNGLSVLREIIIPHAMPGIVSGCIVVFMLSLGNYLTPTMLGGKDSLWFTEMIYNQFIVRSNWELGAAFGFMLLVLSSVIVWGMLRLTGRTLQETMG
- a CDS encoding ABC transporter permease: MIPTIPRSRSFRVLYGGYVLLFFLYLALPLTVVAVFAFNDSQFPSLPWEGFTWNWFFGEDRPQIGVFHERGILRSVGTSAFVATCVAVLSVSVGTTNAFLFNRYDFRGKGALYVLMLLPLVIPGIVLGISILVFSSTLANGIWNAAQVDIQALRPGLLLVILGQFSFITTIATLVITARLQKFDRTLEEAALNLGATRLTAVRTITIPFLMPAMVGAVVVAFLMSFENFNTTLMLVGSDAPLTIAMFDRLKEGSTPLLNAVSLLLMLGSSLLALVVILFQRR
- a CDS encoding ABC transporter permease, which gives rise to MQSMGDAFALAFDLVLSGDADLIEIVLLSLRVSLTATALACLIGLPIGALVATGRFPGRNAVLIVMNALMGLPPVVVGLLVYLHLSRSGPLGFLGLLYTPTAMIIAQTILIAPIVAALSRQVLEDLHAEYAEQFRSLCLTKLQTVQALLWDARYSLLTVGLAGFGRAVAEVGAVIIVGGNIDHLTRVMTTAIALETSKGDLALALALGIILLVIALGVNAAVQSVRMTAARQAYV